Proteins encoded in a region of the Phacochoerus africanus isolate WHEZ1 chromosome 8, ROS_Pafr_v1, whole genome shotgun sequence genome:
- the ZNF865 gene encoding zinc finger protein 865: MEANPAGSGAGGGGTSGLGGEDGVHFQSYPFDFLEFLNHQRFEPMELYGEHAKAVAALPCAPGPPPQPPPQPPPPQYDYPPQSTFKPKAEAPSSSSSSSSSSSSSSSSSSQAKKPDPPLPPAFGAPPPPLFDAAFPAPQWGIVDLSGHQHLFGNLKRGGPASGPGVTPGLATPAGTPGPLPAPSQTPPGPAAGAACDPSKDDKGYFRRLKYLMERRFPCGVCQKSFKQSSHLVQHMLVHSGERPYECGVCGRTYNHVSSLIRHRRCHKDVPPAAGGPPQPGAPLPPLGLPAPAAGAPAAAPTSASSGPPATPAAPAADGSAASAAPAGVGVPPPPAAAAAGGGDGPFACTLCWKVFKKPSHLHQHQIIHTGEKPFSCSVCSKSFNRRESLKRHVKTHSADLLRLPCGICGKAFRDAAYLLKHQAAHAGAAGPRPVYPCDLCGKSYSAPQSLLRHKAAHAAPAAPDAPKDAAASVPQPPPTFPPGPYLLPPDPPATDSEKAAAAAAAVVYGAVPVPLLGAHPLLLGGGAGTSAAGGSGASVPGKTFCCGICGRGFGRRETLKRHERIHTGEKPHQCPVCGKRFRESFHLSKHHVVHTRERPYKCELCGKVFGYPQSLTRHRQVHRLQLPCALAGAAGLPATQGAAGACGPGASATSVGAADGLSYACSDCGEHFPDLFHVMSHKEAHMAEKPYGCDACGKTFGFIENLMWHKLVHQAAPERLLPPAPGGPQPSDGSGSNDAASVLDNGLAGEVGAAVAALAGVSGGDDSSGAAVAGGGGGASAGAERFSCATCGQSFKHFLGLVTHKYVHLVRRTLGCGLCGQSFAGAYDLLLHRRSHRQKRGFRCPVCGKRFWEAALLMRHQRCHTEQRPYRCGVCGRGFLRSWYLRQHRVVHTGERAFKCGVCAKRFAQSSSLAEHRRLHAVARPQRCGACGKTFRYRSNLLEHQRLHLGERAYRCEHCGKGFFYLSSVLRHQRAHEPPRPELRCPACLKAFKDPGYFRKHLAAHQGGRPFRCSSCGEGFANTYGLKKHRLAHKAEGLGGKDT; encoded by the coding sequence ATGGAGGCCAACCCAGCAGGCAGCGGCGCCGGGGGCGGCGGGACCAGCGGCCTAGGGGGCGAGGACGGGGTGCACTTCCAGAGCTACCCCTTCgacttcctggagttcctcaACCACCAGCGCTTCGAGCCCATGGAGCTCTACGGGGAGCACGCCAAGGCGGTGGCGGCGCTGCCCTGCGCCCCCGGGCccccgccgcagccgccgccgcagccgccgccccCGCAGTACGACTACCCGCCGCAGTCCACCTTCAAACCTAAGGCTGAGGCGCCGTCCTCATCGTCGTCGTCCTCGTCGTCGTCCTCGtcgtcctcgtcctcctcctcccaaGCCAAGAAGCCCGACCCGCCCCTGCCGCCCGCCTTTGGGGCGCCCCCTCCACCGCTCTTTGATGCCGCCTTCCCGGCCCCCCAGTGGGGCATCGTCGACCTCTCGGGACACCAGCACCTGTTCGGGAACCTGAAGCGCGGAGGGCCCGCCTCCGGGCCGGGGGTGACGCCGGGGCTGGCCACTCCCGCGGGGACCCCCGGGCCGCTCCCCGCCCCCTCGCAGACGCCGCCGGGACCCGCCGCGGGGGCGGCCTGCGACCCCAGCAAGGACGACAAGGGCTACTTCCGGAGGCTGAAGTACCTGATGGAGCGGCGCTTCCCCTGCGGCGTGTGCCAGAAGTCCTTCAAGCAGTCCTCGCACCTGGTGCAGCACATGCTGGTGCACTCGGGCGAGCGGCCGTATGAGTGCGGCGTCTGCGGCCGCACCTACAACCACGTCTCCAGCCTCATCCGCCACCGCCGCTGCCACAAGGACGTGCCCCCGGCCGCCGGGGGCCCGCCGCAGCCCGGAGCGCCGCTGCCGCCGCTGGGCCTGCCCGCGCCCGCCGCCGGAGCCCCGGCCGCCGCCCCCACCTCGGCGTCCTCGggcccccccgccacccccgccgcccccgccgccgacGGCAGTGCCGCCTCCGCCGCCCCCGCGGGGGTGGGGGTCCCCCCTccgccggcggcggcggcggcggggggcggcGACGGCCCGTTTGCTTGCACGTTGTGCTGGAAGGTCTTCAAGAAACCCAGCCACCTCCACCAGCACCAGATCAtccacacgggcgagaagcccttCTCCTGCTCCGTGTGCAGCAAGAGCTTCAACCGCCGGGAGAGCCTCAAGCGGCACGTGAAGACGCACTCAGCGGACCTGCTGCGCCTGCCCTGCGGCATCTGCGGGAAGGCCTTCCGCGATGCCGCCTACCTGCTCAAGCACCAGGCGGCCCACGCGGGCGCGGCGGGGCCTCGGCCCGTGTACCCCTGCGACCTGTGCGGCAAGTCCTACTCGGCGCCCCAGAGCCTGCTCCGGCACAAGGCGGCCCACGCCGCACCCGCCGCCCCCGACGCGCCCAAGGACGCCGCGGCCTCCGTCCCGCAGCCCCCGCCCACGTTCCCCCCGGGACCCTACCTCTTGCCCCCCGATCCCCCTGCCACAGACAGCGAGAAGGCAGCGGCGGCCGCGGCCGCTGTGGTGTACGGTGCCGTGCCGGTCCCGCTCCTGGGGGCCCACCCGCTGCTGCTCGGCGGCGGCGCCGGGACCAGCGCAGCCGGAGGCTCCGGCGCCAGCGTCCCGGGAAAGACGTTCTGCTGCGGCATCTGCGGGCGTGGCTTCGGGCGCCGCGAGACCCTGAAGCGCCACGAGCGCAtccacacgggcgagaagccgCACCAGTGTCCGGTGTGTGGCAAGCGCTTCCGCGAGTCCTTCCACCTGAGCAAGCACCACGTGGTGCACACCCGCGAGCGGCCCTACAAGTGTGAGCTCTGCGGCAAGGTCTTTGGCTACCCGCAGAGCCTCACCCGCCACCGCCAGGTGCACCGGCTCCAGCTGCCCTGCGCCCTGGCCGGGGCCGCCGGCCTCCCCGCCACCCAGGGTGCGGCGGGGGCCTGCGGCCCGGGCGCCTCGGCCACGTCCGTGGGGGCCGCCGACGGACTGAGCTATGCCTGCTCGGACTGCGGCGAGCACTTCCCGGATCTCTTCCACGTCATGAGCCACAAGGAGGCGCACATGGCCGAGAAGCCCTATGGCTGCGACGCCTGCGGTAAGACCTTCGGCTTCATCGAGAACCTCATGTGGCACAAGCTGGTCCACCAGGCCGCTCCTGAGCGCCTGCTCCCGCCCGCGCCCGGCGGCCCTCAGCCCTCGGATGGCTCCGGCAGCAACGATGCGGCCAGCGTGCTGGACAACGGGCTGGCCGGAGAGGTGGGGGCAGCCGTGGCGGCGCTGGCAGGGGTGTCTGGGGGCGATGACTCGAGCGGGGCGGCGGTggccgggggcggcgggggtgcCAGTGCAGGCGCTGAGCGTTTTAGCTGTGCCACCTGTGGCCAGAGCTTCAAGCACTTCCTGGGACTGGTGACTCACAAGTACGTGCACCTAGTGCGGCGGACCCTGGGCTGCGGCCTCTGTGGCCAAAGCTTCGCGGGTGCCTACGACCTGCTCCTGCATCGCCGCAGCCACCGGCAGAAGCGGGGCTTCCGCTGCCCGGTGTGCGGCAAGCGCTTCTGGGAGGCGGCCCTGCTGATGCGCCACCAGCGCTGCCACACGGAGCAGCGGCCCTACCGGTGCGGCGTGTGTGGCCGAGGCTTCCTCCGCTCCTGGTACCTGCGGCAGCACCGCGTGGTGCACACGGGCGAGCGGGCCTTCAAGTGCGGCGTGTGCGCCAAGCGCTTTGCGCAGTCGTCCAGCCTGGCGGAGCATCGGCGGCTGCACGCCGTGGCCCGGCCCCAGCGCTGCGGCGCCTGCGGCAAGACCTTCCGCTACCGCTCCAACTTGCTGGAGCACCAGCGGCTGCACCTGGGCGAGCGCGCCTACCGCTGCGAGCACTGCGGCAAGGGCTTCTTCTACCTGAGCTCCGTGCTGCGTCACCAGCGCGCGCACGAGCCGCCGCGGCCCGAGCTCCGATGTCCCGCCTGCCTCAAGGCCTTCAAGGATCCCGGTTACTTCCGTAAGCACCTGGCGGCCCACCAGGGCGGCCGGCCTTTCCGCTGCTCCTCCTGCGGCGAGGGCTTCGCCAACACCTACGGCCTCAAGAAACACCGCCTGGCCCACAAGGCCGAGGGCCTCGGCGGGAAGGATACCTGA
- the ZNF784 gene encoding zinc finger protein 784, which translates to MAAARPESPSLSSAGPEPRSPEPPDLVLVPDDGRPATPPSDLVEIQVVKVTDTTLVPEPPEPGSLHCALCPAVFRLVSELLFHEHGHLAGAEGGGQGGDPSRCHVCGRSCPGPASLRAHYSLHTGERPYRCPLCPRAFKALAPLLRHQHRHGVEPGTSQRPPEAAAAREQRPGLAQERSEVVMAAAAAGAAVGKPFACRFCAKPFRRSSDMRDHERVHTGERPYHCGVCGKGFTQSSVLSGHARIHTGERPFRCTLCDRTFNNSSNFRKHQRTHFHGPGPGLGDSGSQPASGAEGPGRGWGAGNTVEEGRGETAQVKVEVDQ; encoded by the exons ATGGCTGCCGCGCGCCCGGAGTCGCCGAGTCTGAGCTCAGCGGGCCCGGAGCCGCGATCCCCGGAACCTCCGGACCTG GTCCTGGTGCCTGATGATGGCCGCCCGGCCACCCCCCCGAGCGACCTCGTCGAGATCCAGGTGGTGAAGGTGACCGACACCACGCTGGTACCTGAGCCCCCAGAGCCAGGTTCTCTCCACTGTGCCTTGTGCCCAGCTGTCTTCCGGCTGGTCTCCGAGCTGCTGTTCCACGAACATGGCCACTTGGCAGGAGCTGAGGGCGGCGGGCAGGGTGGGGACCCGAGCCGGTGTCACGTCTGTGGCCGCAGCTGTCCAGGGCCCGCCAGCCTCCGTGCCCACTACAGCCTGCACACGGGAGAGCGGCCCTACCGCTGCCCGCTCTGCCCCCGGGCCTTCAAGGCCCTGGCGCCTCTGCTGCGGCACCAGCACCGACACGGGGTGGAGCCGGGGACCTCGCAACGGCCtccggaggcggcggcggctcgGGAACAGCGGCCCGGCCTGGCGCAGGAGAGGTCGGAGGTGGTGATGGCCGCGGCGGCGGCAGGCGCGGCGGTGGGGAAGCCTTTCGCCTGCAGGTTCTGCGCCAAGCCCTTCCGCCGCTCCTCAGACATGCGCGACCACGAGCGGGTGCACACGGGCGAACGGCCCTACCACTGCGGCGTGTGCGGCAAGGGCTTCACCCAGTCCTCGGTGCTGAGCGGCCACGCGCGCATCCACACCGGCGAGCGGCCCTTCCGCTGCACCCTCTGCGATCGCACCTTCAACAACTCCTCCAACTTCCGCAAGCACCAGCGCACCCACTTCCACGGGCCGGGGCCTGGGCTGGGAGACTCTGGAAGCCAGCCGGCATCGGGGGCCGAGGGGCCGGGGcgtgggtggggggcaggaaacACTGTGGAAGAGGGGCGCGGGGAGACGGCCCAAGTGAAGGTGGAGGTCGACCAGTAG